A genomic window from Micromonospora violae includes:
- a CDS encoding ParA family protein, with protein MHDDGRYDDPRVTGSTSDPVSRETDYPSWSPSATGPSTRPTDSDPPAALDPPSGSGRPESSTTPEPASARRSPEALSRPVNAAEVRPTSGRRNTASAVRFEPAVPHQPTAAVVRDATPVVVDVPVASTESLAAVAADPTYVSRETPTREEDDPPLAMEAMRAVQILNPSGEVTMPRPDRTRVMCVANQKGGVGKTTTTVNLAVALALHGNRVLVVDLDPQGNASTGLNVPHHTGIPDVYDCLINSVPLAEVAQAVEGIPNLWCVPATIDLAGAEIELVSVVARESRLDRAIAAYPGEFDYVFIDCPPSLGLLTVNALVAAQEVLIPIQCEYYALEGLNQLINNINLVRQHLNPKLDVSTILLTMYDRRTRLADAVEQDVRNHFGDKVLQAVIPRNVRVSEAPSYGQSVMTYDPGSRGATSYFEAAQEIAERGVKEPVGRNA; from the coding sequence GTGCATGACGACGGCAGGTATGACGATCCACGCGTGACCGGGTCGACCAGTGATCCCGTTTCACGTGAAACCGACTACCCCAGCTGGTCGCCCAGCGCGACCGGGCCATCAACCCGACCTACGGACAGCGATCCGCCGGCCGCGCTCGACCCCCCGTCGGGCTCTGGTCGGCCGGAGAGCTCAACCACTCCGGAGCCGGCGAGTGCTCGTCGGTCGCCGGAGGCGCTGAGTCGGCCGGTCAACGCCGCCGAGGTGCGGCCGACCTCCGGTCGCCGCAACACCGCCTCGGCGGTCCGCTTCGAGCCGGCGGTCCCGCACCAACCCACCGCAGCCGTCGTTCGGGATGCCACGCCGGTGGTCGTCGACGTGCCGGTCGCTTCGACCGAGTCGTTGGCGGCCGTGGCGGCGGACCCCACGTACGTTTCACGTGAAACCCCGACGCGCGAAGAGGATGACCCACCGTTGGCTATGGAGGCGATGCGCGCCGTGCAGATCCTGAATCCCAGTGGCGAGGTGACCATGCCTCGGCCGGACCGGACCCGGGTCATGTGCGTCGCCAACCAGAAGGGTGGCGTGGGTAAGACCACCACCACCGTCAACCTTGCGGTGGCGCTCGCCCTGCATGGCAACCGGGTGCTCGTGGTCGACCTCGACCCGCAGGGCAATGCCTCGACCGGGCTCAACGTCCCGCACCACACCGGAATCCCCGACGTGTACGACTGCCTGATCAACAGCGTGCCGCTGGCCGAGGTGGCACAGGCGGTCGAGGGCATCCCCAACCTCTGGTGCGTACCCGCGACCATCGACCTGGCCGGCGCGGAGATCGAGTTGGTGTCGGTGGTGGCCCGGGAGTCGCGCCTGGACCGGGCGATCGCCGCGTACCCGGGCGAGTTCGACTACGTCTTCATCGACTGCCCGCCGTCGCTCGGTCTGCTCACGGTCAACGCCCTGGTTGCCGCGCAGGAGGTGCTGATCCCGATCCAGTGCGAGTACTACGCGCTGGAAGGGCTCAACCAGCTGATCAACAACATCAACCTGGTACGCCAGCACCTCAACCCGAAGCTCGACGTCTCCACCATCCTGCTGACCATGTACGACCGTCGCACCCGGTTGGCCGACGCCGTCGAGCAGGACGTCCGGAACCACTTCGGCGACAAGGTTCTTCAGGCGGTCATCCCCCGCAACGTCCGGGTCTCCGAGGCACCGAGCTACGGCCAGTCGGTGATGACCTACGATCCCGGTTCGCGGGGTGCCACGAGTTACTTCGAGGCCGCTCAGGAAATCGCCGAGCGGGGCGTCAAGGAGCCGGTGGGCCGGAATGCGTAG
- the rsmG gene encoding 16S rRNA (guanine(527)-N(7))-methyltransferase RsmG, with protein sequence MAPAALTLFGDRLDLAAAYAELLATDGVVRGLIGPREAPRIWDRHLLNCAAVAERIPSDATVLDVGSGAGLPGLVLAIARPDLTVTLIEPLARRTSFLIEVVERLGLARSVRVFRGRADEAASGSSGREPISGDVVTARAVAPLDRLAGWSLPLAVRGGRLLALKGSSAAAEIEEHAEVVARLGGGQPTVELCGVGVIDPPTTVVEIVRERMIGPPRPAAKKRARSGRPRRG encoded by the coding sequence CTGGCGCCGGCCGCGCTGACCCTCTTCGGTGATCGTCTCGACCTGGCCGCCGCGTACGCCGAACTGCTGGCCACCGACGGGGTGGTCCGCGGGCTGATCGGCCCCCGGGAGGCACCCCGCATCTGGGATCGGCACCTGCTCAACTGCGCTGCGGTCGCCGAGCGGATCCCGTCCGACGCGACGGTGCTCGACGTCGGCTCCGGCGCTGGTCTGCCGGGTCTCGTGCTGGCCATCGCCCGCCCCGACCTCACGGTCACCCTGATCGAGCCGCTCGCCCGACGGACGTCGTTCCTGATCGAGGTGGTCGAGCGACTTGGCCTGGCCAGGTCGGTACGGGTGTTCCGCGGCCGGGCCGACGAGGCAGCCAGCGGATCGAGCGGTCGGGAGCCGATCAGCGGAGACGTGGTGACCGCGCGTGCGGTCGCCCCCCTGGACCGACTGGCGGGTTGGAGTCTCCCCTTGGCGGTTCGCGGTGGCCGGCTGCTGGCGCTCAAGGGCTCGTCCGCAGCAGCCGAGATCGAGGAGCACGCCGAGGTGGTGGCGCGGCTCGGCGGCGGCCAGCCGACCGTGGAGCTCTGCGGCGTCGGGGTGATCGACCCGCCCACCACAGTTGTGGAGATCGTGCGGGAGCGGATGATCGGCCCACCCCGCCCGGCCGCCAAGAAGCGCGCCCGGAGTGGCCGCCCCCGCCGAGGTTGA
- a CDS encoding protein jag — MTETSIPRAEQPLDEEETPALAVNDDDTDADDAEVDDDTDTAAGTRAKKAVGEGDLFRQSEIAADYVEGLLDILDYDGDIDELVAAGRPMVEVVGERLQNLVGQRGATLEALQELTRLAVFRQTGTPSRLLLDVGGYRANRRKELAAVAKNAVEKVKEYGEPVRLEAMSAFERKCVHDVVNAMSGVASESEGVEPNRRIVVRPAD, encoded by the coding sequence GTGACCGAGACCAGCATCCCCCGCGCCGAGCAGCCCCTGGACGAGGAGGAGACCCCCGCGCTCGCGGTGAACGACGACGACACCGACGCCGACGACGCCGAGGTGGACGACGACACCGACACCGCCGCTGGCACCCGGGCCAAGAAGGCGGTGGGCGAGGGCGACCTCTTCCGGCAGAGCGAGATCGCCGCCGACTACGTCGAGGGCCTGCTCGACATCCTCGACTACGACGGCGACATCGACGAGCTGGTCGCCGCCGGCCGTCCGATGGTCGAGGTGGTCGGTGAGCGGCTGCAGAATCTGGTCGGTCAGCGTGGTGCCACCCTGGAGGCGCTCCAGGAGCTGACCCGCCTTGCCGTCTTCCGGCAGACCGGTACGCCGAGCCGTCTGCTGCTCGACGTCGGCGGCTACCGGGCGAACCGCCGCAAGGAACTCGCCGCGGTCGCCAAGAACGCCGTCGAGAAGGTCAAGGAGTACGGCGAGCCGGTCCGCCTGGAGGCGATGTCCGCGTTCGAGCGCAAGTGCGTGCACGACGTGGTCAACGCCATGTCCGGTGTGGCGAGCGAGTCCGAGGGCGTCGAGCCGAACCGGCGCATCGTCGTACGGCCGGCGGACTGA
- the yidC gene encoding membrane protein insertase YidC: MSLDWIYYAISWILLTWHSAWDAIGVPVGAVLGTNFAWILAIVFLVVTVRVILFPVFVKQIKSQRAMQALQPKVKELQEKHKGDRETLQKEMMELYKKEKANPLMGCLPMFLQIPVFLGLFHVLRRLDPDKQNKTLYGWTVDQFQSASQAKLFTAPIAGKFGSTADELASLGANGSTVKVIAGVLVLVMIATTYLTSRQMILKTGWAEDPQQRMIQRLMLYGIPASLLISGAIFPIGVIIYWVTNNLFTLGQQQWVLRKFPPPVTAKKAVAPAASRNPVQPAKSGGLFGRGKAAPPAPVKAAAPKVAGPKPGAKPVNNPKKSRPAKRQG; this comes from the coding sequence TTGAGTCTCGACTGGATCTACTACGCGATTTCGTGGATCCTGCTGACCTGGCACTCTGCTTGGGACGCCATCGGGGTGCCGGTCGGCGCGGTGCTCGGCACCAACTTCGCCTGGATCCTGGCCATCGTCTTCCTGGTGGTCACCGTCCGGGTGATCCTGTTCCCCGTCTTCGTCAAGCAGATCAAGTCGCAGCGGGCGATGCAGGCGCTCCAGCCCAAGGTCAAGGAGCTTCAGGAGAAGCACAAGGGTGACCGGGAGACGCTCCAGAAAGAAATGATGGAGCTGTACAAGAAGGAGAAGGCCAACCCGCTGATGGGTTGCCTTCCGATGTTCCTTCAGATCCCGGTCTTCCTGGGCCTCTTCCACGTGCTGCGCCGCCTCGACCCGGACAAGCAGAACAAGACCCTCTACGGCTGGACCGTCGACCAGTTCCAGAGCGCCTCGCAGGCGAAGCTCTTCACCGCCCCGATCGCCGGCAAGTTCGGCTCCACGGCCGACGAGCTGGCCAGCCTCGGTGCCAACGGCAGCACCGTGAAGGTCATCGCCGGTGTCCTGGTGCTGGTCATGATCGCGACCACCTACCTGACCAGCCGTCAGATGATCCTCAAGACCGGCTGGGCGGAGGACCCGCAGCAGCGGATGATCCAGCGACTGATGCTCTACGGCATCCCCGCGTCGCTGCTGATCTCCGGCGCGATCTTTCCGATCGGCGTCATCATCTACTGGGTCACCAACAACCTCTTCACCCTCGGCCAGCAGCAGTGGGTGCTGCGGAAGTTCCCGCCGCCGGTGACGGCCAAGAAGGCCGTCGCCCCCGCCGCCTCCCGTAACCCGGTGCAGCCCGCCAAGTCCGGTGGCCTGTTCGGCCGCGGCAAGGCGGCCCCGCCGGCGCCGGTCAAGGCGGCCGCGCCCAAGGTGGCCGGGCCGAAGCCGGGCGCGAAGCCGGTGAACAACCCGAAGAAGAGCCGCCCCGCCAAGCGGCAGGGCTGA
- the yidD gene encoding membrane protein insertion efficiency factor YidD: protein MSGTEQTSPRPSTTGAKVLIAPIIAYRRWISPALPARCRFYPSCSAYAQEAVARHGALRGAVLAVRRLLRCHPFHPGGYDPVPEPGGRRRADVTGAPN, encoded by the coding sequence ATGAGCGGCACCGAGCAGACCAGCCCACGCCCGTCGACAACCGGTGCCAAGGTGCTGATCGCGCCTATCATCGCGTACCGTCGGTGGATAAGTCCGGCACTGCCGGCTCGCTGTCGGTTCTACCCGTCGTGCAGCGCGTACGCCCAAGAGGCGGTCGCTCGGCACGGCGCGCTTCGGGGAGCTGTGCTGGCGGTCCGGCGGTTGTTGCGCTGCCACCCCTTTCACCCTGGTGGATACGACCCGGTGCCGGAGCCGGGCGGCCGCCGTCGTGCTGATGTGACTGGAGCCCCGAATTGA
- the rnpA gene encoding ribonuclease P protein component, giving the protein MLAAAQRLRRSTDFAAAVRGGRRAGRGAVVVHLAVPVTPDPSTPTSPEPAQDTSADQSSAPSRAGFVVSKAVGNAVTRNRVRRRLRALVRERLTALPAGSTLVVRALPAAAQASYPRLATDLDAAIAVARSPRERRSR; this is encoded by the coding sequence GTGCTGGCCGCCGCACAGCGACTGCGGCGCAGCACTGACTTCGCCGCAGCGGTTCGCGGTGGCCGACGCGCCGGACGTGGAGCCGTCGTGGTCCACCTGGCCGTGCCGGTGACCCCCGACCCCAGCACACCGACCTCGCCGGAGCCGGCACAGGACACCAGTGCGGACCAGTCGTCCGCGCCGTCCCGTGCCGGCTTCGTCGTGTCCAAGGCGGTCGGCAACGCGGTGACCCGTAACCGGGTCCGACGCCGACTGCGCGCGCTGGTCCGGGAACGGCTGACCGCCCTGCCTGCCGGCAGCACCCTCGTGGTGCGGGCGCTCCCCGCCGCGGCGCAGGCGTCGTACCCTCGGCTCGCCACCGACCTGGACGCCGCCATCGCGGTCGCCCGGTCGCCCCGCGAGCGGCGGTCCCGATGA
- the rpmH gene encoding 50S ribosomal protein L34 has protein sequence MSKRTYQPNNRRRAKTHGFRLRMRTRAGRAILSSRRAKGRTTLSA, from the coding sequence GTGAGCAAGCGCACCTACCAGCCGAACAACCGCCGGCGCGCGAAGACCCACGGCTTCCGGCTGCGCATGCGCACCCGTGCCGGCCGTGCCATCCTGTCGAGCCGTCGCGCCAAGGGTCGCACCACCCTGTCGGCCTGA
- the dnaA gene encoding chromosomal replication initiator protein DnaA, which produces MWLAATDELADEIISAQQRAYLRLTRLRAIVEDTALLSVPDAFTRDVIESRLRPAITEALTRRLGRPIQVAVTVRVAEDAAGRPAGTVYRSGPETGQLDLDGPGVSSFDDDQGTGPHADTMIPEQSPARTSDPVAPPAPAGPPLAPGVDGHRPGLIPASRDGQEALFSTAFAEPLRPPRPGADRRGYDEQAARLDPSGPDTRPYEPRYRDDSASPRDQHVIRALPRDSGTDSGPGRSAVDHRSGGRDDRRLPGADTGGNRLNPKYMFETFVIGSSNRFAHAASVAVAESPAKAYNPLFIYGHSGLGKTHLLHAIGHYATTLGNARSVRYVSTEEFTNDFINSLRDDKTSAFQRRYRDVDILLIDDIQFLENRERTQEEFFHTFNTLHNANKQIVITSDRSPRQLATLEDRMRTRFEWGLLADIQPPDLETRIAILQKKAAQERMYAPPDVLEFIASRVSNSIRELEGALIRVTAFASLTRSTVELSLAEEVLRDFMPDGAGPEINADQIMASTADYFGVSLEDLRGQSRSRVLVNARQVAMYLCRELTELSLPRIGQAFGGRDHTTVMHADRKIRQQMAERRSLYNQIAELTNRIKQNS; this is translated from the coding sequence GTGTGGTTAGCGGCGACCGACGAGCTAGCCGACGAGATCATCTCCGCTCAGCAGCGTGCGTATCTCCGACTGACCCGCCTGCGAGCCATCGTCGAGGACACCGCGCTGCTCTCCGTTCCGGACGCGTTCACCCGCGACGTGATCGAGTCACGGCTGCGCCCGGCGATCACCGAGGCGCTCACCCGCCGGTTGGGTCGACCGATTCAGGTCGCGGTCACCGTGCGGGTGGCCGAGGACGCCGCCGGCCGACCAGCGGGCACCGTCTACCGCAGTGGCCCGGAGACCGGGCAGCTCGATCTCGACGGTCCGGGTGTCTCGTCGTTCGACGACGACCAGGGCACCGGCCCGCACGCCGACACGATGATCCCTGAGCAGTCCCCGGCGCGTACGTCCGATCCGGTGGCACCGCCCGCGCCGGCGGGTCCGCCGCTCGCGCCGGGCGTCGACGGGCACCGCCCGGGGTTGATTCCGGCCAGCCGGGACGGGCAGGAGGCGTTGTTCAGCACCGCCTTCGCGGAGCCGTTGCGGCCGCCCCGACCGGGCGCGGACCGACGCGGCTACGACGAGCAGGCCGCCCGCCTGGACCCCTCCGGCCCGGACACCCGGCCCTACGAGCCGCGCTACCGGGACGACTCGGCGTCGCCGCGCGACCAGCACGTGATCCGTGCGCTCCCGCGGGACAGCGGAACGGACAGCGGCCCGGGTCGCAGCGCGGTGGACCATCGCAGCGGTGGCCGCGACGACCGCCGGTTGCCCGGCGCCGACACCGGCGGCAACCGGCTCAACCCGAAGTACATGTTTGAGACGTTCGTCATCGGCTCGTCCAACCGCTTCGCCCACGCCGCGAGCGTGGCGGTGGCCGAATCACCGGCCAAGGCGTACAACCCGCTGTTCATCTACGGGCACTCCGGGCTGGGCAAGACGCACCTGCTGCACGCCATCGGGCATTACGCCACCACGCTCGGCAACGCCCGCTCGGTCCGGTACGTCTCGACCGAGGAATTCACCAACGACTTCATCAACTCGCTCCGGGACGACAAGACCAGCGCGTTCCAGCGGCGCTACCGCGACGTCGACATCCTGTTGATCGACGACATCCAGTTCCTGGAGAACCGCGAGCGCACCCAGGAGGAGTTCTTCCACACCTTCAACACCCTGCACAACGCCAACAAGCAGATCGTGATCACCTCGGACCGGTCGCCGCGTCAGCTCGCCACCCTTGAGGACCGGATGCGAACCCGGTTCGAGTGGGGGTTGCTGGCCGACATCCAGCCGCCGGATCTGGAGACCCGGATCGCGATCCTGCAGAAGAAGGCTGCGCAGGAGCGGATGTACGCGCCGCCGGACGTGTTGGAGTTCATCGCCTCCCGGGTGTCGAACTCGATCCGGGAGCTGGAGGGCGCGCTGATCCGGGTGACCGCGTTCGCGAGCCTGACCCGGTCGACCGTCGAGCTGTCACTGGCTGAGGAGGTTCTTCGGGACTTCATGCCGGACGGCGCCGGTCCGGAGATCAACGCGGACCAGATCATGGCCTCGACCGCTGACTACTTCGGGGTGAGCCTGGAGGACCTGCGCGGCCAGTCCAGGTCCCGGGTACTGGTCAACGCCCGGCAGGTGGCCATGTACCTGTGTCGGGAGTTGACCGAGCTGTCGCTGCCCCGGATCGGGCAGGCGTTCGGTGGCCGGGACCACACCACCGTGATGCACGCCGACCGCAAGATTCGGCAGCAGATGGCGGAGCGCCGCTCGCTGTACAACCAGATCGCCGAGCTGACCAACCGGATCAAGCAGAACAGTTGA
- the dnaN gene encoding DNA polymerase III subunit beta, translating into MKFRVERDALAEAVAWTAKSLPNRPSVPVLAGVMLRVTDGNLRVSGFDYEVSSQVTVEVQGDADGAALVSGRLLAEITKALPAKPVDIAAVGAHLELVCGSARFTLPTMPVEDYPALPEMPQSAGTVDAAAFATAVSQVAIAAGRDETLPMMTGVRVELSGDTLSMLATDRYRLALREIQWRPDDPEVSINALVPARTLNDTAKALGPLGGEVTLALAQGAAGEGMVGLAGGTRRTTSRLLDGANYPPVRSLFPATHNAAARVPVSTLIEVVKRVALVAERTTPVLLSFSADGLVVEAGGSEEARASEAMEATFTGDPLTIGFNPQYLIDGLANLGSQTAVLSFVDAFKPAVISPAGEDGEVIPGYRYLIMPIRVSR; encoded by the coding sequence ATGAAGTTCCGAGTGGAGCGTGACGCGCTCGCCGAGGCTGTGGCGTGGACCGCAAAGAGCCTGCCCAACCGGCCATCCGTACCGGTGCTCGCCGGGGTGATGCTCCGCGTCACCGACGGCAACCTGCGGGTCTCCGGGTTCGACTACGAGGTCTCCAGCCAGGTGACCGTTGAGGTGCAGGGCGACGCCGACGGCGCCGCGCTCGTCTCCGGCCGTCTGCTCGCCGAGATCACCAAGGCGCTGCCGGCCAAGCCGGTCGACATCGCCGCGGTCGGCGCGCACCTCGAGTTGGTCTGCGGCAGCGCCCGGTTCACCCTGCCCACCATGCCGGTGGAGGATTACCCGGCGCTGCCCGAGATGCCGCAGAGCGCCGGCACTGTCGACGCCGCCGCGTTCGCCACGGCGGTGTCCCAGGTCGCCATCGCGGCCGGTCGTGACGAGACGCTGCCGATGATGACCGGGGTCCGCGTCGAGCTGTCCGGCGACACGCTGTCGATGCTCGCCACCGACCGTTACCGGTTGGCGCTGCGCGAGATCCAGTGGCGGCCGGACGACCCTGAGGTGAGCATCAACGCCCTGGTGCCGGCTCGCACCCTGAACGACACCGCCAAGGCCCTCGGCCCGCTGGGCGGCGAGGTCACCCTCGCCCTCGCCCAGGGCGCTGCGGGCGAGGGCATGGTCGGTCTCGCGGGCGGCACCCGACGCACCACCAGCCGGCTGCTCGACGGCGCCAACTACCCGCCGGTGCGGTCGCTCTTCCCGGCCACCCACAACGCCGCCGCCCGAGTCCCGGTCAGCACGCTGATCGAGGTGGTCAAGCGGGTCGCGCTGGTCGCCGAACGCACCACGCCGGTGTTGCTCAGCTTCAGCGCCGACGGCCTGGTGGTCGAGGCCGGCGGTTCCGAGGAGGCCCGCGCCAGCGAGGCGATGGAGGCCACCTTCACCGGTGACCCGCTCACCATCGGTTTCAACCCGCAGTACCTCATCGACGGTCTGGCAAACCTGGGATCCCAGACGGCCGTGCTCTCGTTCGTCGACGCCTTCAAGCCCGCGGTGATCTCGCCCGCCGGCGAGGATGGCGAGGTCATTCCGGGGTATCGGTACCTCATCATGCCGATCCGCGTCTCGCGCTGA
- the gnd gene encoding phosphogluconate dehydrogenase (NAD(+)-dependent, decarboxylating), whose product MQLGLVGLGRMGGNMRERLRSAGHEVVGFDHNAQISDVTSLAGLAEKLESPRAVWVMVPAGVTDATIDELAEVLGEGDIIIDGGNSRFSDDAPRAERLNELGIGYIDVGVSGGVWGRQNGYGLMVGGAQEHVDRLMPIFNALKPEGEFGFVHAGPVGAGHYSKMVHNGIEYGLMHAYAEGYELMAASELVTNVPGVIKSWREGTVVRSWLLDLLDRALDEDPELAELSGYTEDTGEGRWTVDEAVRLAVPLNVITASLFARFASRQDDSPAMKAVSALRQQFGGHAVHKR is encoded by the coding sequence ATGCAGCTCGGCCTAGTAGGACTCGGCCGTATGGGCGGCAACATGCGGGAGCGGTTGCGTTCGGCCGGGCACGAGGTGGTCGGCTTCGACCACAACGCGCAGATCAGCGACGTCACGTCCCTCGCGGGCCTGGCGGAGAAGCTTGAGTCCCCGCGCGCGGTCTGGGTCATGGTGCCCGCCGGTGTCACCGACGCCACCATCGACGAGCTCGCCGAGGTGCTCGGCGAGGGCGACATCATCATCGACGGCGGAAACTCGCGCTTCAGCGACGACGCCCCGCGCGCCGAGCGGCTCAACGAGCTGGGCATCGGCTACATCGATGTCGGGGTCTCCGGCGGCGTCTGGGGCCGGCAGAACGGCTACGGGCTGATGGTCGGCGGTGCCCAGGAACACGTCGACCGACTGATGCCGATCTTCAACGCGCTCAAGCCGGAGGGTGAGTTCGGCTTCGTGCACGCCGGTCCGGTTGGTGCCGGGCACTACTCGAAGATGGTGCACAACGGCATCGAGTACGGCCTGATGCACGCCTACGCCGAGGGCTACGAGCTGATGGCCGCCTCGGAGCTGGTGACCAACGTGCCGGGCGTCATCAAGTCCTGGCGCGAGGGCACTGTCGTCCGGTCCTGGCTGCTCGACCTGCTGGACCGGGCGCTCGACGAGGACCCGGAGCTGGCCGAGCTGAGCGGCTACACCGAGGACACCGGCGAGGGCCGGTGGACGGTCGACGAGGCGGTCCGGCTGGCCGTGCCGCTGAACGTCATCACCGCGTCGCTGTTCGCCCGGTTCGCCTCGCGGCAGGACGACTCGCCCGCCATGAAGGCCGTCTCCGCGCTGCGTCAGCAGTTCGGTGGCCACGCCGTCCACAAGCGCTGA
- the recF gene encoding DNA replication/repair protein RecF (All proteins in this family for which functions are known are DNA-binding proteins that assist the filamentation of RecA onto DNA for the initiation of recombination or recombinational repair.), giving the protein MYVRRLELVDFRSYERVAVDLQPGANVLIGANGVGKTNLVEALGYVATLDSHRVATDAPLVRMGAASAVIRCAVVHDGRELLVELEIVPGKANRARLGRSPARRARDVLGALRLVLFAPEDLELVRGDPGERRRYLDDLLVNRQPRYAGVRADYERVVKQRNALLRTAYLARKTGGSRGGDLGTLAVWDTHLAQHGAELLAGRLELVAALTPHVAKAYDAVAAGRGAASIAYRPSIDLAEPTTDRGALAEALTAALAASRSAEIERGTTLVGPHRDELALSLGPLPAKGYASHGESWSFALALRLAGYDLLRADGIEPVLVLDDVFAELDTGRRERLAELVGGASQLLVTCAVDDDVPAALRGTRYQVGEGTVRRVG; this is encoded by the coding sequence GTGTACGTTCGCCGGCTGGAACTGGTCGACTTCCGCTCGTACGAGCGGGTGGCCGTCGACCTCCAGCCGGGGGCGAATGTTCTGATCGGTGCCAACGGCGTCGGTAAGACCAACCTCGTCGAAGCGCTGGGCTACGTGGCGACCCTGGACTCACACCGGGTCGCCACCGACGCGCCTCTGGTCCGGATGGGCGCCGCGTCCGCGGTGATCCGCTGCGCGGTGGTGCACGACGGCCGCGAGCTGTTGGTCGAGCTGGAGATCGTGCCCGGCAAGGCCAACCGGGCCCGTCTGGGCCGCTCGCCGGCGCGGCGGGCCCGGGACGTGCTGGGGGCGCTCCGGCTCGTACTGTTCGCCCCGGAAGATCTTGAGCTGGTCCGGGGTGACCCCGGCGAACGCCGCCGCTACCTGGATGACCTGCTGGTCAACCGACAGCCCCGGTACGCGGGGGTGCGGGCCGACTACGAGCGGGTCGTCAAGCAGCGCAACGCCCTGCTGCGCACCGCGTACCTGGCCCGCAAGACCGGTGGGTCGCGGGGCGGCGACCTCGGCACCCTCGCCGTCTGGGACACCCACCTGGCCCAGCACGGTGCGGAGTTGCTCGCCGGCCGGCTGGAGTTGGTGGCCGCGCTCACGCCGCACGTGGCGAAGGCGTACGACGCGGTGGCCGCCGGTCGGGGTGCGGCGAGCATCGCCTACCGACCCTCGATCGACCTGGCCGAGCCGACCACCGACCGGGGCGCGTTGGCCGAGGCGTTGACGGCGGCGCTGGCCGCGTCCCGTTCCGCCGAGATCGAGCGGGGCACGACCCTGGTCGGGCCACACCGGGACGAGCTGGCCCTGAGTCTCGGTCCACTGCCCGCCAAGGGTTACGCCAGCCACGGCGAATCCTGGTCGTTCGCGCTCGCGCTGCGGCTGGCCGGGTACGACCTGTTGCGCGCCGACGGCATCGAGCCGGTGCTGGTGCTCGACGACGTCTTCGCGGAGTTGGACACTGGCCGCCGGGAGCGGTTGGCGGAGTTGGTGGGTGGGGCGAGTCAGTTGCTGGTCACCTGCGCGGTGGACGACGACGTGCCGGCCGCCCTGCGCGGCACTCGCTATCAGGTCGGCGAAGGGACGGTACGCCGTGTCGGATGA
- a CDS encoding DUF721 domain-containing protein, which produces MSDEPRPRRAAEGDRPAARTPKQAADSAGGEPAAAPSGPELARAVLDAALSRRQAAARARRTPGSGDGAGGSGRRLRGYSGPGPDPRDPQPLGAVLNRLVKARGWQQPAAEATVFGAWERVVGPEVAQNSRPVKLENGELTVEARSTAWATQLRLLAGSLLKQIASEVGHNVVRKLHIHGPAAPSWGKGPRRVRGRGPRDTYG; this is translated from the coding sequence GTGTCGGATGAGCCACGCCCACGTCGGGCGGCGGAAGGCGACCGCCCGGCCGCGCGTACCCCGAAGCAGGCGGCGGATTCGGCGGGCGGTGAGCCGGCGGCGGCCCCCAGCGGGCCGGAGCTGGCGCGGGCGGTGCTCGACGCGGCGCTGTCCCGGCGGCAGGCGGCAGCACGCGCCCGGCGTACGCCTGGCAGCGGCGACGGTGCCGGCGGCTCGGGGCGGCGGCTGCGCGGCTACTCCGGTCCCGGCCCCGACCCGCGCGACCCGCAGCCGCTCGGCGCTGTGCTCAACCGGCTGGTGAAGGCGCGTGGCTGGCAGCAGCCGGCGGCCGAGGCCACGGTGTTCGGCGCCTGGGAGCGGGTTGTCGGCCCCGAGGTCGCGCAGAACAGCCGGCCGGTGAAGTTGGAGAACGGCGAGCTGACCGTTGAGGCGCGCTCGACCGCCTGGGCCACCCAGTTGCGGCTGCTCGCCGGCTCGCTGCTCAAGCAGATCGCCAGCGAGGTCGGTCACAACGTGGTGCGCAAGCTGCACATTCACGGCCCGGCCGCGCCGTCCTGGGGGAAGGGACCACGCCGGGTCCGCGGGCGGGGTCCGCGCGACACGTACGGCTGA